One segment of Drosophila gunungcola strain Sukarami unplaced genomic scaffold, Dgunungcola_SK_2 000076F, whole genome shotgun sequence DNA contains the following:
- the LOC128264672 gene encoding polyhomeotic-proximal chromatin protein-like isoform X1 encodes MKHAPRFRNRPNAVTESESTAAATTKTSTPPPSPASTTFGGGTNQSVKVRDDPQRPLRCLETLAQKAGINFDEDFASPSQSPSTKARGSAGTPPIRRRHPLLPLSSSSPRTPKSKTRGYNLEKSQSPAQQVAAATTALQISPEQLQQFYASNPYAIQVKQEFPTHTAGGGSTELKHAANILDVQQQMQLQQQLSDGSGGGGAGGGASGNAGAAGGAPSPANSQQSTAISTMSPMQLAAATGGVGGDWSQGRTVQLMQPSTSFLYPQMIVSGNLLHPSGIGQQPIQVITAGKPFQGNGPQMLTTTTQNAKQMNLGQAGFAGGNYATCIPSNHNQSPQTLLISPVNVISHSPQQQQNLLQSMAAAAQQQQLTQQQQQQLSQQQQQQQLTQQQQQQQQQLTAALAKVGVDAQGKLAQKVVQKVTTTSSTVQAATGPGSAGTTQAQQVQQVQQQQQQTTQTTQQCVQVSQSTLPVGVGAQSVQTAQLLNAGQAQQMQIPWFWQNAAGLQPFGSNQIILRNQPDGTQGMFIQQQPTTQTLQTQQNQIIQCNVTQTPTKARTQLDALAPKQQQQQAGSTTQTQQQQLAVATAQLQQQQQQLTAAALQRPGAPVMPHNGTQVRPASSVSTQTAQNQSLLKAKMRNKQQPVRPALPTLKAENGQVAGQNKVVGHLTTVQQQQQATNLQQVVNAAGNKMVVMSTTGTPITLQNGQTLHTATAAGVDKQQQQQLQLIQKQQFLQQQMFQQQIAAIQMQQQAAVQAQQQQQQVTQQQQVNAQQQQAVAQQQQAVAQAQQQQREQQQQVAQAQAQQQQALANATQQILQVAPNQFITSHQQQQQQQLQNQLIQQQLQQQAQAQVQAQVQAQVQAQAQQREQQQNIIQQIVVQQTGGATAQQQQQQPQQQSGQLQLSSVPFSVSSTTTPAGIATSSALQAALSASGAIFQTAKPGTCSSSLPTSSVVTITNQSTTPLVTSSTVASLQQAQAQAQLHQQQQQLITATIAAATQQQQQGPPSLAPTTPSPTSNPILAMTSMMNATVGHLSTAPPVTVSVTSTAITPSPGQLVTLSSASSGGGSFVSTPTKETPSKMPTATLVPIDSPVTPVSGHDSCTTPKSSTPANVSASAEASSSTSEALPNGEATDRTSTPSKVATTPTSKQSNAVQSTSSSTTPSSASGKEDPKVATSVSSTSATSTPTTTTISNGIGMARTTSSSTSSTTAGTITTSCSTSTTSCTSTTTSTTTSSSNGAKDLPKAMIKPNVLTHVIGDFIIQESNEPFPVTRQRYADKDVSDEPPKKKAAMQEDIKPSGITSAPASDMVACEQCGKLEHKAKLKRKRYCSPGCARQAKNGVGGVGAGETNGLGTGGILGVDAMALVDKLDEAMAEEKKQTEAMQAISETLPIQSNPTDMTPLTIPVLAAIPATSPLSMPLALPLPVAIAAPALPLPVAPAGVVTPAVALPSSSVNGSDRPPISSWSVEEVSNFIRELPGCQDYVDDFIQQEIDGQALLLLKENHLVHAMGMKLGPALKIVAKVESMKEVLPPGDLKDAAGGAQ; translated from the exons atgaagcaTGCCCCACGCTTTCGAAACCGCCCCAA TGCGGTCACGGAAAGTGaatcaacagcggcagcaacaacaaaaacaagtacACCACCACCTTCACCTGCATCCACCACATTCGGAGGAGGCACTAACCAATCCGTAAAGGTTCGCGACGATCCCCAACGACCGCTCAGGTGCCTGGAAACACTTGCCCAGAAAGCGGGTATAAACTTTGACGAGGACTTTGCTAGTCCGTCCCAATCGCCCAGCACTAAGGCTCGCGGATCAGCTGGAACGCCACCCATCCGGCGGCGCCACCCTCTACTTCCGCTCTCGAGCAGCTCACCAAGGACGCCCAAGTCGAAGACACGCGGCTACAACCTGGAGAAGTCACAGAGTCCCGCCCAACAGGTGGCGGCCGCCACCACGGCGCTCCAGATCTCCCccgagcagctgcagcagttcTATGCTAGCAATCCCTATGCCATCCAGGTGAAGCAGGAGTTCCCAACGCACACGGCTGGAGGAGGGAGCACAGAGCTGAAGCACGCGGCAAACATTTTAGATGTCCAGCAGCAgatgcaactgcagcagcagctgtcAGATGGCagtggaggaggaggtgcgGGAGGAGGAGCATCGGGGAacgcaggagcagcaggaggagcgcCCAGCCCTGCCAACTCCCAGCAGTCCACCGCCATTAGCACCATGTCACCGATGCAGTTGGCGGCAGCCACCGGGGGTGTGGGCGGGGATTGGTCGCAAGGGAGGACAGTGCAGCTGATGCAGCCGTCTACCAGTTTCCTGTACCCGCAGATGATCGTGTCGGGCAATCTGTTGCACCCTAGCGGCATTGGCCAGCAGCCCATCCAGGTGATCACCGCCGGCAAGCCCTTCCAGGGCAACGGTCCCCAGATGCTCACCACCACGACGCAGAACGCCAAGCAGATGAACCTGGGTCAGGCGGGATTCGCCGGTGGCAACTACGCCACATGCATTCCCTCGAACCACAACCAGTCGCCCCAGACGCTGCTCATCTCGCCGGTGAACGTCATCTCCCActcgccgcagcagcagcagaactTGCTGCAGTCgatggccgccgccgcccagcagcagcagcttactcagcagcagcagcagcagctcagtcagcagcaacagcagcagcagctcacccagcagcaacagcagcagcagcaacagctgacAGCTGCTCTGGCCAAAGTGGGAGTGGATGCGCAGGGCAAGCTGGCCCAGAAAGTGGTCCAAAAGGTgacgaccaccagcagcacGGTGCAGGCGGCAACGGGGCCGGGATCCGCTGGAACCACACAGGCGCAGCAGGTGCAGCAAgtccagcaacagcagcagcagaccaCCCAAACCACTCAGCAGTGCGTGCAGGTCTCGCAGTCGACGCTACCAGTGGGAGTGGGCGCCCAGTCCGTGCAGACTGCCCAACTCCTGAACGCCGGCCAGGCGCAGCAAATGCAGATCCCCTGGTTCTGGCAGAATGCGGCAGGACTACAGCCCTTCGGCTCTAACCAGATCATATTGCGCAACCAGCCAGATGGGACGCAGGGCATGTTCATCCAACAGCAGCCGACGACTCAGACCCTGCAGACGCAGCAAAACC AGATTATCCAGTGCAATGTGACCCAGACTCCGACAAAGGCACGCACACAACTGGACGCACTTGCTcccaagcagcagcagcagcaggcaggGTCGACAACCCagacacagcagcagcagctggctgTGGCCACTGCCCAGttacagcaacagcagcaacagctcaCGGCAGCAGCTCTGCAGCGGCCAGGAGCCCCGGTCATGCCTCACAACGGAACTCAAGTGCGTCCGGCCAGCTCCGTATCCACGCAGACAGCCCAGAATCAGAGTCTGCTGAAGGCCAAGATGCGCAACAAGCAGCAGCCGGTGCGACCCGCATTACCCACCTTGAAAGCGGAGAATGGTCAGGTCGCGGGCCAGAACAAGGTGGTTGGTCACTTGACCAccgtgcagcagcaacaacaggcAACGAATCTCCAGCAGGTGGTCAACGCGGCAGGCAACAA AATGGTTGTGATGAGCACGACGGGCACACCTATTACGCTGCAGAATGGACAAACACTTCATACAGCCACTGCGGCTGGAGTGGacaagcagcaacagcaacagttgcaGCTGATTCAGAAGCAGCAATTCCTACAGCAACAAATGTTCCAGCAGCAGATTGCTGCTATTCAGATGCAGCAGCAGGCGGCAGTTCAggcgcagcaacagcagcaacaagtcacccagcaacagcaggtgaacgcccagcagcagcaagcggttgcgcagcaacagcaggcggTGGCGCAGGCTCAACAGCAGCAAagggagcagcagcagcaagttGCCCAAGCAcaggcgcagcagcagcaggcgctgGCCAATGCGACCCAGCAAATCCTGCAGGTGGCGCCCAATCAGTTCATCACAtcccaccagcaacagcagcagcagcaactgcagaaCCAACTGAttcagcagcaactgcagcagcaggcgcaGGCACAAGTGCAGGCCCAGGTGCAAGCCCAGGTGCAGGCCCAGGCGCAACAGcgtgagcagcagcagaataTCATCCAGCAGATCGTGGTCCAGCAGACGGGCGGAGCTACcgcccaacagcagcagcagcaaccgcaGCAGCAATCCGGACAGTTGCAGCTGAGCAGCGTGCCCTTTTCGGTTTCTTCGACGACGACGCCAGCCGGAATAGCCACCTCCAGTGCCCTGCAGGCGGCCCTCTCCGCCTCCGGCGCCATCTTCCAGACAGCCAAGCCCGGCACCTGCAGTTCCTCCCTCCCCACCAGCAGTGTGGTTACAATAACGAACCAGAGCACCACTCCGCTGGTCACCAGCAGTACTGTGGCCAGTCTGCAGCAAGCACAGGCTCAAGCTCAgctccaccagcagcagcagcagttgatTACCGCCACCATTGCAGCAGCAactcaacagcagcagcagggacCACCTTCACTTGCGCCCACCACGCCCTCTCCAACTTCTAATCCCATCCTGGCCATGACCTCAATGATGAATGCCACAGTGGGCCACCTGTCTACTGCTCCGCCCGTGACTGTTTCTGTGACCAGCACGGCTATCACTCCGTCGCCGGGCCAGCTGGTCACCCTCAGCAGTGCTAGCAGCGGAGGAGGAAGCTTCGTTTCCACGCCCACCAAGGAGACGCCATCGAAGATGCCCACCGCCACGCTGGTGCCCATTGATTCGCCCGTGACGCCTGTATCTGGACATGACAGCTGCACCACACCCAAGTCCTCCACTCCTGCCAATGTCAGTGCATCCGCGGAGGCCAGCAGTTCCACGAGCGAGGCTCTGCCCAACGGAGAAGCCACAGACCGGACTTCCACGCCCTCCAAGGTCGCTACCACTCCCACCAGCAAGCAAAGCAATGCGGTGCAGTCTacgagcagcagcaccacTCCCAGCTCTGCCAGTGGAAAGGAAGATCCCAAGGTGGCAACCTCCGTCAGCTCTACGTCCGCCACATCAACGCCAACCACGACAACGATCAGCAATGGGATCGGGATGGCCAGAACAACATCAAGCTCCACTTCTAGCACCACCGCTGGCACAATCACCACCAGTTGCAGCACTTCAACAACAAGTTGTACCAGTACAACCACAAGCACCACGACGAGCAGCAGCAATGGAGCTAAAGATCTGCCCAAGGCGATGATCAAGCCGAATGTTTTAACCCATGTCATCGGTGACTTTATCATCCAGGAGTCCAACGAACCCTTCCCCGTCACCAGGCAGCGATATGCGGACAAGGACGTCAGCGATGAGCCACCaa AGAAAAAGGCAGCCATGCAGGAGGACATCAAGCCAAGTGGAATAACATCAGCTCCGGCCTCGGACATGGTTGCCTGCGAACAGTGCGGAAAACTGGAACACAAAGCGAAGCTCAAGCGGAAGCGATACTGCTCGCCTGGATGCGCCAGGCAGGCCAAGAACGGCGTCGGAGGAGTTGGAGCAGGAGAGACCAACGGCTTGGGAACGGGTGGAATCCTTGGCGTGGACGCCATGGCATTGGTGGACAAACTGGACGAGGCGATGGCAGAGGAGAAGAAGCAGACGGAGGCCATGCAGGCGATTTCCGAAACCCTGCCCATTCAGTCGAATCCAACAGACATGACACCGTTGACGATTCCAGTGCTAGCGGCCATTCCAGCGACTTCCCCACTTTCGATGCCTCTGGCATTGCCGTTGCCTGTTGCAATTGCTGCTCCTGCACTGCCACTGCCAGTGGCTCCGGCTGGGGTGGTCACTCCTGCGGTAGCGCTGCCATCCTCCAGTGTGAATGGATCGGATCGCCCGCCCATCAGCAGCTGGAGTGTGGAGGAGGTCAGCAACTTTATCCGAGAACTGCCTGGGTGTCAGGACTACGTGGATGACTTTATCCAGCAGGAGATCGACGGTCAGGCGCTGCTACTGCTTAAGGAGAACCATCTTGTGCACGCCATGGGCATGAAGCTGGGCCCAGCCCTCAAAATAGTAGCCAAGGTGGAGTCCATGAAGGAGGTTCTGCCGCCAGGCGATTTGAAGGATGCGGCCGGTGGGGCGCAATAG
- the LOC128264672 gene encoding polyhomeotic-proximal chromatin protein-like isoform X3: protein MKHAPRFRNRPNAVTESESTAAATTKTSTPPPSPASTTFGGGTNQSVKVRDDPQRPLRCLETLAQKAGINFDEDFASPSQSPSTKARGSAGTPPIRRRHPLLPLSSSSPRTPKSKTRGYNLEKSQSPAQQVAAATTALQISPEQLQQFYASNPYAIQVKQEFPTHTAGGGSTELKHAANILDVQQQMQLQQQLSDGSGGGGAGGGASGNAGAAGGAPSPANSQQSTAISTMSPMQLAAATGGVGGDWSQGRTVQLMQPSTSFLYPQMIVSGNLLHPSGIGQQPIQVITAGKPFQGNGPQMLTTTTQNAKQMNLGQAGFAGGNYATCIPSNHNQSPQTLLISPVNVISHSPQQQQNLLQSMAAAAQQQQLTQQQQQQLSQQQQQQQLTQQQQQQQQQLTAALAKVGVDAQGKLAQKVVQKVTTTSSTVQAATGPGSAGTTQAQQVQQVQQQQQQTTQTTQQCVQVSQSTLPVGVGAQSVQTAQLLNAGQAQQMQIPWFWQNAAGLQPFGSNQIILRNQPDGTQGMFIQQQPTTQTLQTQQNHYPVQCDPDSDKGTHTTGRTCSQAAAAAGRVDNPDTAAAAGCGHCPVTATAATAHGSSSAAARSPGHASQRNSSASGQLRIHADSPESESAEGQDAQQAAAGATRITHLESGEWSGRGPEQGGWSLDHRAAATTGNESPAGGQRGRQQNGCDEHDGHTYYAAEWTNTSYSHCGWSGQAATATVAADSEAAIPTATNVPAADCCYSDAAAGGSSGAATAATSHPATAGERPAAASGCAATAGGGAGSTAAKGAAAASCPSTGAAAAGAGQCDPANPAGGAQSVHHIPPATAAAATAEPTDSAATAAAGAGTSAGPGASPGAGPGATA, encoded by the exons atgaagcaTGCCCCACGCTTTCGAAACCGCCCCAA TGCGGTCACGGAAAGTGaatcaacagcggcagcaacaacaaaaacaagtacACCACCACCTTCACCTGCATCCACCACATTCGGAGGAGGCACTAACCAATCCGTAAAGGTTCGCGACGATCCCCAACGACCGCTCAGGTGCCTGGAAACACTTGCCCAGAAAGCGGGTATAAACTTTGACGAGGACTTTGCTAGTCCGTCCCAATCGCCCAGCACTAAGGCTCGCGGATCAGCTGGAACGCCACCCATCCGGCGGCGCCACCCTCTACTTCCGCTCTCGAGCAGCTCACCAAGGACGCCCAAGTCGAAGACACGCGGCTACAACCTGGAGAAGTCACAGAGTCCCGCCCAACAGGTGGCGGCCGCCACCACGGCGCTCCAGATCTCCCccgagcagctgcagcagttcTATGCTAGCAATCCCTATGCCATCCAGGTGAAGCAGGAGTTCCCAACGCACACGGCTGGAGGAGGGAGCACAGAGCTGAAGCACGCGGCAAACATTTTAGATGTCCAGCAGCAgatgcaactgcagcagcagctgtcAGATGGCagtggaggaggaggtgcgGGAGGAGGAGCATCGGGGAacgcaggagcagcaggaggagcgcCCAGCCCTGCCAACTCCCAGCAGTCCACCGCCATTAGCACCATGTCACCGATGCAGTTGGCGGCAGCCACCGGGGGTGTGGGCGGGGATTGGTCGCAAGGGAGGACAGTGCAGCTGATGCAGCCGTCTACCAGTTTCCTGTACCCGCAGATGATCGTGTCGGGCAATCTGTTGCACCCTAGCGGCATTGGCCAGCAGCCCATCCAGGTGATCACCGCCGGCAAGCCCTTCCAGGGCAACGGTCCCCAGATGCTCACCACCACGACGCAGAACGCCAAGCAGATGAACCTGGGTCAGGCGGGATTCGCCGGTGGCAACTACGCCACATGCATTCCCTCGAACCACAACCAGTCGCCCCAGACGCTGCTCATCTCGCCGGTGAACGTCATCTCCCActcgccgcagcagcagcagaactTGCTGCAGTCgatggccgccgccgcccagcagcagcagcttactcagcagcagcagcagcagctcagtcagcagcaacagcagcagcagctcacccagcagcaacagcagcagcagcaacagctgacAGCTGCTCTGGCCAAAGTGGGAGTGGATGCGCAGGGCAAGCTGGCCCAGAAAGTGGTCCAAAAGGTgacgaccaccagcagcacGGTGCAGGCGGCAACGGGGCCGGGATCCGCTGGAACCACACAGGCGCAGCAGGTGCAGCAAgtccagcaacagcagcagcagaccaCCCAAACCACTCAGCAGTGCGTGCAGGTCTCGCAGTCGACGCTACCAGTGGGAGTGGGCGCCCAGTCCGTGCAGACTGCCCAACTCCTGAACGCCGGCCAGGCGCAGCAAATGCAGATCCCCTGGTTCTGGCAGAATGCGGCAGGACTACAGCCCTTCGGCTCTAACCAGATCATATTGCGCAACCAGCCAGATGGGACGCAGGGCATGTTCATCCAACAGCAGCCGACGACTCAGACCCTGCAGACGCAGCAAAACC ATTATCCAGTGCAATGTGACCCAGACTCCGACAAAGGCACGCACACAACTGGACGCACTTGCTcccaagcagcagcagcagcaggcaggGTCGACAACCCagacacagcagcagcagctggctgTGGCCACTGCCCAGttacagcaacagcagcaacagctcaCGGCAGCAGCTCTGCAGCGGCCAGGAGCCCCGGTCATGCCTCACAACGGAACTCAAGTGCGTCCGGCCAGCTCCGTATCCACGCAGACAGCCCAGAATCAGAGTCTGCTGAAGGCCAAGATGCGCAACAAGCAGCAGCCGGTGCGACCCGCATTACCCACCTTGAAAGCGGAGAATGGTCAGGTCGCGGGCCAGAACAAGGTGGTTGGTCACTTGACCAccgtgcagcagcaacaacaggcAACGAATCTCCAGCAGGTGGTCAACGCGGCAGGCAACAA AATGGTTGTGATGAGCACGACGGGCACACCTATTACGCTGCAGAATGGACAAACACTTCATACAGCCACTGCGGCTGGAGTGGacaagcagcaacagcaacagttgcaGCTGATTCAGAAGCAGCAATTCCTACAGCAACAAATGTTCCAGCAGCAGATTGCTGCTATTCAGATGCAGCAGCAGGCGGCAGTTCAggcgcagcaacagcagcaacaagtcacccagcaacagcaggtgaacgcccagcagcagcaagcggttgcgcagcaacagcaggcggTGGCGCAGGCTCAACAGCAGCAAagggagcagcagcagcaagttGCCCAAGCAcaggcgcagcagcagcaggcgctgGCCAATGCGACCCAGCAAATCCTGCAGGTGGCGCCCAATCAGTTCATCACAtcccaccagcaacagcagcagcagcaactgcagaaCCAACTGAttcagcagcaactgcagcagcaggcgcaGGCACAAGTGCAGGCCCAGGTGCAAGCCCAGGTGCAGGCCCAGGCGCAACAGcgtga
- the LOC128264672 gene encoding polyhomeotic-proximal chromatin protein-like isoform X2, whose product MRQDYSPSALTRSYCATSQMGRRACSSNSSRRLRPCRRSKTIIQCNVTQTPTKARTQLDALAPKQQQQQAGSTTQTQQQQLAVATAQLQQQQQQLTAAALQRPGAPVMPHNGTQVRPASSVSTQTAQNQSLLKAKMRNKQQPVRPALPTLKAENGQVAGQNKVVGHLTTVQQQQQATNLQQVVNAAGNKMVVMSTTGTPITLQNGQTLHTATAAGVDKQQQQQLQLIQKQQFLQQQMFQQQIAAIQMQQQAAVQAQQQQQQVTQQQQVNAQQQQAVAQQQQAVAQAQQQQREQQQQVAQAQAQQQQALANATQQILQVAPNQFITSHQQQQQQQLQNQLIQQQLQQQAQAQVQAQVQAQVQAQAQQREQQQNIIQQIVVQQTGGATAQQQQQQPQQQSGQLQLSSVPFSVSSTTTPAGIATSSALQAALSASGAIFQTAKPGTCSSSLPTSSVVTITNQSTTPLVTSSTVASLQQAQAQAQLHQQQQQLITATIAAATQQQQQGPPSLAPTTPSPTSNPILAMTSMMNATVGHLSTAPPVTVSVTSTAITPSPGQLVTLSSASSGGGSFVSTPTKETPSKMPTATLVPIDSPVTPVSGHDSCTTPKSSTPANVSASAEASSSTSEALPNGEATDRTSTPSKVATTPTSKQSNAVQSTSSSTTPSSASGKEDPKVATSVSSTSATSTPTTTTISNGIGMARTTSSSTSSTTAGTITTSCSTSTTSCTSTTTSTTTSSSNGAKDLPKAMIKPNVLTHVIGDFIIQESNEPFPVTRQRYADKDVSDEPPKKKAAMQEDIKPSGITSAPASDMVACEQCGKLEHKAKLKRKRYCSPGCARQAKNGVGGVGAGETNGLGTGGILGVDAMALVDKLDEAMAEEKKQTEAMQAISETLPIQSNPTDMTPLTIPVLAAIPATSPLSMPLALPLPVAIAAPALPLPVAPAGVVTPAVALPSSSVNGSDRPPISSWSVEEVSNFIRELPGCQDYVDDFIQQEIDGQALLLLKENHLVHAMGMKLGPALKIVAKVESMKEVLPPGDLKDAAGGAQ is encoded by the exons ATGCGGCAGGACTACAGCCCTTCGGCTCTAACCAGATCATATTGCGCAACCAGCCAGATGGGACGCAGGGCATGTTCATCCAACAGCAGCCGACGACTCAGACCCTGCAGACGCAGCAAAACC ATTATCCAGTGCAATGTGACCCAGACTCCGACAAAGGCACGCACACAACTGGACGCACTTGCTcccaagcagcagcagcagcaggcaggGTCGACAACCCagacacagcagcagcagctggctgTGGCCACTGCCCAGttacagcaacagcagcaacagctcaCGGCAGCAGCTCTGCAGCGGCCAGGAGCCCCGGTCATGCCTCACAACGGAACTCAAGTGCGTCCGGCCAGCTCCGTATCCACGCAGACAGCCCAGAATCAGAGTCTGCTGAAGGCCAAGATGCGCAACAAGCAGCAGCCGGTGCGACCCGCATTACCCACCTTGAAAGCGGAGAATGGTCAGGTCGCGGGCCAGAACAAGGTGGTTGGTCACTTGACCAccgtgcagcagcaacaacaggcAACGAATCTCCAGCAGGTGGTCAACGCGGCAGGCAACAA AATGGTTGTGATGAGCACGACGGGCACACCTATTACGCTGCAGAATGGACAAACACTTCATACAGCCACTGCGGCTGGAGTGGacaagcagcaacagcaacagttgcaGCTGATTCAGAAGCAGCAATTCCTACAGCAACAAATGTTCCAGCAGCAGATTGCTGCTATTCAGATGCAGCAGCAGGCGGCAGTTCAggcgcagcaacagcagcaacaagtcacccagcaacagcaggtgaacgcccagcagcagcaagcggttgcgcagcaacagcaggcggTGGCGCAGGCTCAACAGCAGCAAagggagcagcagcagcaagttGCCCAAGCAcaggcgcagcagcagcaggcgctgGCCAATGCGACCCAGCAAATCCTGCAGGTGGCGCCCAATCAGTTCATCACAtcccaccagcaacagcagcagcagcaactgcagaaCCAACTGAttcagcagcaactgcagcagcaggcgcaGGCACAAGTGCAGGCCCAGGTGCAAGCCCAGGTGCAGGCCCAGGCGCAACAGcgtgagcagcagcagaataTCATCCAGCAGATCGTGGTCCAGCAGACGGGCGGAGCTACcgcccaacagcagcagcagcaaccgcaGCAGCAATCCGGACAGTTGCAGCTGAGCAGCGTGCCCTTTTCGGTTTCTTCGACGACGACGCCAGCCGGAATAGCCACCTCCAGTGCCCTGCAGGCGGCCCTCTCCGCCTCCGGCGCCATCTTCCAGACAGCCAAGCCCGGCACCTGCAGTTCCTCCCTCCCCACCAGCAGTGTGGTTACAATAACGAACCAGAGCACCACTCCGCTGGTCACCAGCAGTACTGTGGCCAGTCTGCAGCAAGCACAGGCTCAAGCTCAgctccaccagcagcagcagcagttgatTACCGCCACCATTGCAGCAGCAactcaacagcagcagcagggacCACCTTCACTTGCGCCCACCACGCCCTCTCCAACTTCTAATCCCATCCTGGCCATGACCTCAATGATGAATGCCACAGTGGGCCACCTGTCTACTGCTCCGCCCGTGACTGTTTCTGTGACCAGCACGGCTATCACTCCGTCGCCGGGCCAGCTGGTCACCCTCAGCAGTGCTAGCAGCGGAGGAGGAAGCTTCGTTTCCACGCCCACCAAGGAGACGCCATCGAAGATGCCCACCGCCACGCTGGTGCCCATTGATTCGCCCGTGACGCCTGTATCTGGACATGACAGCTGCACCACACCCAAGTCCTCCACTCCTGCCAATGTCAGTGCATCCGCGGAGGCCAGCAGTTCCACGAGCGAGGCTCTGCCCAACGGAGAAGCCACAGACCGGACTTCCACGCCCTCCAAGGTCGCTACCACTCCCACCAGCAAGCAAAGCAATGCGGTGCAGTCTacgagcagcagcaccacTCCCAGCTCTGCCAGTGGAAAGGAAGATCCCAAGGTGGCAACCTCCGTCAGCTCTACGTCCGCCACATCAACGCCAACCACGACAACGATCAGCAATGGGATCGGGATGGCCAGAACAACATCAAGCTCCACTTCTAGCACCACCGCTGGCACAATCACCACCAGTTGCAGCACTTCAACAACAAGTTGTACCAGTACAACCACAAGCACCACGACGAGCAGCAGCAATGGAGCTAAAGATCTGCCCAAGGCGATGATCAAGCCGAATGTTTTAACCCATGTCATCGGTGACTTTATCATCCAGGAGTCCAACGAACCCTTCCCCGTCACCAGGCAGCGATATGCGGACAAGGACGTCAGCGATGAGCCACCaa AGAAAAAGGCAGCCATGCAGGAGGACATCAAGCCAAGTGGAATAACATCAGCTCCGGCCTCGGACATGGTTGCCTGCGAACAGTGCGGAAAACTGGAACACAAAGCGAAGCTCAAGCGGAAGCGATACTGCTCGCCTGGATGCGCCAGGCAGGCCAAGAACGGCGTCGGAGGAGTTGGAGCAGGAGAGACCAACGGCTTGGGAACGGGTGGAATCCTTGGCGTGGACGCCATGGCATTGGTGGACAAACTGGACGAGGCGATGGCAGAGGAGAAGAAGCAGACGGAGGCCATGCAGGCGATTTCCGAAACCCTGCCCATTCAGTCGAATCCAACAGACATGACACCGTTGACGATTCCAGTGCTAGCGGCCATTCCAGCGACTTCCCCACTTTCGATGCCTCTGGCATTGCCGTTGCCTGTTGCAATTGCTGCTCCTGCACTGCCACTGCCAGTGGCTCCGGCTGGGGTGGTCACTCCTGCGGTAGCGCTGCCATCCTCCAGTGTGAATGGATCGGATCGCCCGCCCATCAGCAGCTGGAGTGTGGAGGAGGTCAGCAACTTTATCCGAGAACTGCCTGGGTGTCAGGACTACGTGGATGACTTTATCCAGCAGGAGATCGACGGTCAGGCGCTGCTACTGCTTAAGGAGAACCATCTTGTGCACGCCATGGGCATGAAGCTGGGCCCAGCCCTCAAAATAGTAGCCAAGGTGGAGTCCATGAAGGAGGTTCTGCCGCCAGGCGATTTGAAGGATGCGGCCGGTGGGGCGCAATAG